The segment AGCAAAAAACCTGGGATTACTGGGGCAGTGCTTCTGCGGCAGTAACGGGGGGATTGGCTCCGGGGCGCGGGGTATGGCAGAACGTGGGTATAGCCGCAGGTGGTACAATATTCACAGATGGAGCAGATGCGGTTGCCGTTAGTGGCTCAGTAGTCGGAGCTGCAGCCGGTGGCTTTTTTGGAAAATATGCTCCTATTGGAGTAGACAAAGTAATTGGTGGGAATAATATCCCTGACTTTATATATGATGTGATCGGATCTGGCGGCTCTGAAGTTATCAATGGTTTTACTAAAGAAGCATTAAAAACGCCGGTAGATAGCCAGGGTAAACAAGGGGCTGAGAAAAATGAAAAGTTACATTAAACTATTAATTTACTCATGTATTTTTTGCTGTGTTGTCTACTTTATTTTAACCGGAGGGATGGCATTATTTATATACCTGACAAAGAATTATTTTTTCTACCCACTGGAACAAATAAAAAGAACATTTTTTTTTGGTACAATATCAGGAGTAACCATAACAGTCGCTGCTTTTGTATTTAATAAAATTGGTGAGCATAAAACCCGTAAATCTCCCCCATCCAATCCTGATTGATCCTGATAAAATCCTGACCGGTATCACACTGAGTCGGGATTTTTACTTTATAACTAGTTTGTTACCTTAAGGCGTCTGCCACTCAATTATCCCTTCCGGGATCTCCAGTGGTCGCTTCTGCAACGTGGCAAGAATATAGTCCTGTATTAGGCCCACATTCAGTTCCAGTTGGTGATATTATCGGGGCTGCAGGAGGAGGATTTATTAGCAATGCTGTTAAGGATAGAGTTAATGAGAAGAAAAAATAAGCCGACAGTAGGCTTACTAATTTTAAGCATTTCATACATGGTTTTTTGCTGTTTGATCTTTTTCTCTCTGGCTCAGGTAATGGTAGAACTCATAATGACCGATAAGGTAAGTTTTGAGCGATCAGATATTGAGCATGTTGTGGTCGTAAGTGTTATTGCAGGAACAGCAGCGGCTCTTAGATCATGGATCTTCGCTAAAATAGATGAGCGAAAAGCCAGAAAATCCCACCTATCAGATTCAGAATAAACAAAAAAACTGGTCGAATTTAGCCGGAATTTTTTTACAGCAGTTAAGGAAGGACTTGATTCGTTCTGTCGGCCAAATCCCAGCAGCGTGCTGATGGCAATCGTTTCGGCGCAGAGCCAGCAGCATACAAATGGAGCAGGCAGTAAAAGGAAACCGTGCCGGTTAATGATGACCTGACGGGTGGTAAGCTGGTCAATCCGGCTTAGGATGAAAAGAAAGGAGCGTCGCTGGTTACGCTGGATCGGTCTGTTGAGAAGGGAGCAGGCCATACCGGATATACCGGAGGTGCGCCGGGTACGGCGGGCAATACCACGGTTACGCCGCTTCCTGAGCAGAATAAGGACGATCTGGCTTATCTGGCTGAAGGGGACAAGCCTGCAAATCTTTCTCCTCAAGGGGCTGGTCGCTCAGGTGCTTTTAATGAGGCGAAGAGGCAGTCAGGTATACCTGTATCAAAACATCCGGATAGAGTAACTCCTAATTATGATCGCCGTGGTAAGTTACAGCCAGGTAAAAAACATGAGTTTGATACACGAGATGAAAATGGAAATATCAAAACTATAATTATTAGAGATGATGCTAAAGGCCATTTTTTGGTGATAATGACCCCCAAAATAGAGGTCCGCATTTTAATGACGATTTAGGTAACCATTATGACTATTAAATACAAGGTAAGAGCTTCAGATAGCATCAAGAAAGGTAATGATGTTATCTGCTTTGATTAAATCAATGAATTAACTAATGACTATAAGGCTACCAGTCTTGAAATAAATGCCAGTGATAGAAATGATGGCTATTTTCAGATTTTTAGTGACATGCTGAAGTGGTTGGGTTACTCATCTGAAAAAAATTACTCTATTTTTATGGTGAATTAGCGCCCTGGTTAGATGATACTAAAATAAATCGGCATAAAGGGTTTTGGGGTTTGAAACCATATGGTTGTAAGAATTATAGCTTCCTTAAGGAAAGAAAAAATGTCTTTTTAATCAGAGATAAAAAAATAAAGCTGTGCGGATTTGTTAAGTTGGAGTTTGAAAATTTATCTGACATGATTATGACGACATCGTACAAGGATAAAAGTTTTTATTTTCTTGTTGCTGACTCATGTTTTGATGAGGATTGTTTTGTTTCGGCTATACAAAAAAACTCGTTTGGGAAAGTTATGGATTATATTCTATCACAAGGTTCAGTAGTATTTATTCTCTTAGGTGGTGAGGATTTTAAGTCTTCCGAAATTGTTATGATTGGTGACGTAGATAAAATTATTCCATAAAGGCCGTGGTGGTAATTTTTCAGTTTTAACATGAATTTGAACGTATATCGGGGACTGCAACCTGACGCTGACCTCGGAGCAGGACAGCGACCGCTACGACAGCAAGCAGCAGAACGCCAGTGCGGGCGGCAGCTTTACCTTCGGCTCGATGACCGGGTCGGCAAGCGTGAACCTCAGCCAGGACAAAATGCACAGCAACTGGCAGAGCGTGGCCGAACAGACGGGCATCTTTGCCGGTCAGGGCGGCTTTGACGTGACGGCCGGTGAGCACACCCAGCTTAACGGTGCGGTCATCAGCTCCACCGCCAGCGCGGATAAAAACCGGCTCGACACCGGCACGCTGGGCTTCAGCAACATTGAGAACCACGCGGACTACAAAACCGAACACCAGAGCGCGGGGATGAGCACCGGCGGCAGCATCGGCAGCCAGTTTGAGGGCAACATGGCGAACGGCCTGCTGGCGGGGCTGAGCGGCAGCGGGAGCGCCTCGTCGGTGACGAAGGCGGCGGTAAGCGACGGTACGATGGTTATCCGGGATAAGGCGAAGCAGACGCAAGACGTGTCGGCGCTGAGCCGGGATGCAGAGGGTGCGAATCCGGGGCTGGAAAAAATCTTCGATAAGGATAAAGAGCAGCGCCGGATGGAGACGGCGCAGCTCATCGGGGAAACCGGCAGCCAGGCGGGGGACATCGCGCGGACGCAGGGCGGGATAGCGGCGACAAAGGCCGCTACTGAGAAGATGAAAAACATCTCGCCGGAGCAGAAGACGGAAGCCGAGGCGCAGTGGCGGAAGGCGAATCCGGGCCTGGAGCCTACAACTGCCGACATCACGGGTCAGGTGTATCAGACGCTGTACAACCGGGCGATGCCGGACAGCGGAATGGGAACCGGCGGGGCAGTGCAGCAGGGCATCAGCGCGGCGACGGCGGCGATACAGGGCCTGGCGGGGGGCAACATCGCCCAGGCCGTGAGCGGGGCGGCGGCGCCGTACCTGGCGGAACAGATACACACGCTGACGACCACGAAAGGCCCGGACGGCAGGGACGTGGTGAACGTTCAGGCAAACCTGATGGCGCACGCGGTGGTGGGCGCGGTGACCGCATACGCATCGGGCAACGCGGCACTGGCGGGTGCTTCGGGCGCGGCGATGGGCGAGTACATCGCGCAGCAGATGTATCCGGGGGTCAGGCGCGAGGACCTGAGTGAGGAGCAGCGGCAGACCATAAGCGCGCTGGGGACGCTGGCGGCGGGCCTGGCGGGCGGCATTGCCGGAGACAGCGCGGGCGGTGCGGTGGCGGGTGCGCAGGCAGGACAGAATGCGCTCGAGTTCAACTCGCTGAGCGGTGACCAGGCGCGGGCAACGGCGAAACAGGCCGCTGAATCCCTGAAGAATCAGGTCAGGGAAAAGCTGGGTGAGGGTACAACGTCTTCCATCGCCAACGGCATTATCAATGCTCTTGCCGATACCGGTGATGCGGCATTAGGTGGAGCGGATTACGCTGCTGACGCAGCAATGGCGCTGGCCTCATGTGCTACCGGAGACAGTTACTGCGGTACGGCGCTTAATGACCTGGCCGGTAAAAATCAGGCGGTGGCAGACAGCGTTAAGGCGCTGATGAGCAGTGATACCTGGTCTGCGGTAAAAGACACGGTTGTGCAGGCATCGGAAGGTAATCAGGCGGCGCTGGAAGCGACTGGCGGGATGCTGGCCGGGATTATATTGCCGGGTAAAAAAGCCCCACATGTGCCTAATGCTGGAGCCGTAGGAAATATCGGCGAGTTTTTTAAACAGTCTGGCTTTGGCAGCGAAATTAAAGAATTATCTAAGAAAACTAGTAAGCAATATCAGGGGCAAGCTGTCTATAAAGCAAATAAATCGGTCGGTGATTATATTAAAAAGGGTGATCAATTTTACCTAGATGCTAAACATAAAGATCATATTGAGGTTTTTGATAGTACAGGGACAAAAGTAAAAGCAGTCCTTAATCTTGATGGTTCGTTTAATGATGCAAAAACTAAGGCAGCAAGAGCTGAAGGACGGAGGTTACCCAAATGATTGATATTAGTATGCTGGATAAATTCAAAGATGCTTATCTGGAGTTATTAAAACAGAGATCATCAGAAGAGCTTGATGCAGACGATATTTACTTATCAGAAGATTATTCAATTGTTGAAAGTATTCAGAGAGATATAAATAATCTTAACTTGACAATTGAACTTTTTTTTAATGCGAAAGAAAATAATGACGAGTTAGCAATACAGGCAGCGTTGCTACGTATATCAACTTTCTTATCAGGAATATATGGCGTTTTTTATCAGGCAGGGGAGGATGTTGATAGATTTACCCTGCTTCCAAACACAGAAGATTTTCCTGAAAACTATAAGATCCCAGAGCATTACAACTATCCTGTTAAATAGTAAAAACCCCAGCCAACTGGTTGGGGTTTTTACTTTATAAGTCAGCCAGTTATCCTTCAGTCGCCAGTCGGATGATCAGCTGCCCCGGCCCGGTGATCACTTCTATCTTTTGCCCGGTCGTAAAGCCCAGCGCTTCCAGCCAGCGGCCTTTAATGGTGAGCTGTGGCAGCGGGTTCGGCTGGCCTTTATTAGGCCGGTATCCCACTTTGTAATAATGCGGCTGCGATCCGCTGGCGGCGGTTGTGGGTGTGCGGGTATCTGGCTTATGATGCGTGTCAGCCATAATCAACTCCTCATCAGTTGGTTGTGGTCAGCGGGCTGTTGGTGGTGACACACCTTCAGTCCGCGCTAAAAAATCTCTGGTTGCGCTCTTCCTTTTCCGTTTTATCCTGTTTAAATATACACCTTCCGCCGGGTAAACTCGCTGAAAGCGAAGTAGTAAACTGCGAGCCGTCTCTGAAAACGGATTCTTTTTTTCCGGTCTGCATTTTGCTTATCCCTTCTTCATATCGCCTTACGGAATATTCTTTCCCGGCGGAATGTCACACTATGATTCCGCATTAACCAGCCTTCATTCTGTCTTACTGATTACGCCTTGCCTCCACTAAAGTCGGTAATAAAGATTGCGACGTGACGCAGCTGTAACATGACTGCCCATAAGCACATCCGGCAGAAGGGAGCATTGACAGCCTCCATTGGCAGTCAGTTTCAGGTCAGCATTTTTGAATAAGTGCAGGTGTAACTCTCCAATTGCTATTTCCCATACAGGTCAATTTAAATAGATCTGTAACTCAGAGTCTGAATAAAGGGGAACCTTGCGGTCAGATTGAGAATCCGTGTTAATAGACGGTATAAAACTGTGTGGTTTTCTGGATGTATTAGCGATAATATTTTCGGTGGTTTTATTTTTTTTTTTTTTTTTTTTTTGTGTGGCGATGTGGTCTTGATACCTCTGATTATTTTTGCTCTAATAGTGCCATGGGTATTGATTAATAAATAAAGTACATCAGTAATTTAAGTGGAAGAATTTCTTACCTAACTCAAATTAAATTGCTGTAATAAATTTTAAAGAGTGGAGTTCAAACGCCACATTTTCCACAGGTCAGCCTGTTTTAAAACATCCGGGTATAAACAGATGCACTCCGATCCTGTCTGAGCATAAGGCGCGGAGCGCTACAGGAAATTCCTGGCCGCTACAGGCGGATTGATAAAACGATAACCAGTCCGTCGGGTATGGGTGATTCAGGGAACGAAGTCCTGCGATAAGCGCAGGGAAATAATGTTAAATTATGAAAAGGAATTAACCACATGACCTCTAAATTAACGATGCTGGCATTACTGTGTGGCGGTATGTTCGTGGGCAGCAATGCGCTGGCTGATAATCACACTGTCTCGATCGGCTATGCTCAAAGCAAAGTTGATGACTTCAAAAACATTCGCGGTGTCAATGTTCAGTATCGCTATGAGTGGGACTCTCCTCTCAGCGTGATTGGTTCGTTCAGCTATCTGAAAGGCGATCAAAGTTTTTCTGAGCGCG is part of the Pantoea sp. Ep11b genome and harbors:
- a CDS encoding SymE family type I addiction module toxin, with translation MADTHHKPDTRTPTTAASGSQPHYYKVGYRPNKGQPNPLPQLTIKGRWLEALGFTTGQKIEVITGPGQLIIRLATEG